One region of Solanum pennellii chromosome 6, SPENNV200 genomic DNA includes:
- the LOC107022263 gene encoding uncharacterized protein LOC107022263 has protein sequence MYRRRNTGRRVREAALGGNRTLPQAPTAGVSRDEMRRFVTGVSEDMEAECWAAMLNDNIDLARLMVHAQHVEESRRRKRGREGKKPRPSDQAGSNTGRRLFGVLDRPKFKKGNDRNSQCDRDPCGRCDHLNRGECMVGSNACYGFDKRRDMIRDCPQVKNQGKEDTRPQLIPTAAAEPSKRNMFYALNGREE, from the exons ATGTACAGAAGGAGAAACACAGGCAGGAGAGTTAGAGAAGCAGCTCTTGGGGGAAACCGAACTCTTCCTCAAGCCCCAACTGCTGGAGT tagcagggatgagatgCGCAGGTTTGTGACTGGTGTATCGGAGGATATGGAGGCGGAATGTTGGGCAGCCATGTTGAATGATAACATAGACCTTGCTAGGTTGATGGTACATGCACAACATGTGGAGGAGAGTCGTCGGAGGAAGAGAGGCCGAGAAGGCAAGAAGCCTAGGCCCTCGGATCAGGCTGGTTCTAACACTGGTAGGAGGTTGTTTGGAGTCCTGGACAggcccaagttcaagaagggcaatgatagaaatTCCCAGTGTGACAGAGATCCGTGTGGTAGGTGCGATCATTTGAATAGAGGTGAGTGCATGGTAGGTTCTAATGCCTGCTATGGGTTCGACAAGAGGAGGGATATGATCAGGGATTGCCCACAGGTGAAAAATCAGGGCAAGGAAGATACTCGGCCTCAGCTTATTCCTACTGCTGCAGCCGAGCCTTCCAAGAGGAACATGTTCTATGCTTTGAATGGTAGAGAGGAGTAG